Genomic window (Vibrio pomeroyi):
AATTCCACGTATCATGAAGAACGCTTAGTTCATCGAACTGAACGCATCAGCCTTCTAAAAATATCCTCGCTCTGTCGAGGATATTTTTTTTACCCACTCAATTTCGATTTTCCATCAGCTTCTGTTAAATTGTTTACTATTCTCATTTGCTTGCACGGATAGCAGACCCTATGCCTTATCAATGCCCTCTTACGTTCAATGACGAACAAATTGAAATCTGCGAATTAAAAAATCAGCTCGAGATCTTCACGCAGTATCAAAAAAATGAATTCCTGAATCATCACCCAGTTACCGACTTAGTGTTACTGCGCTCCGAATACATGGACTTGCTTCTTAATCGACTATGGGAACATTTTGGATTCAACAAACTGCCTCATATATCACTCGTCGCGGTAGGTGGTTATGGCCGTGGTGAACTTCACCCCTTGTCTGACATTGATATCCTTATCGTCTCGCAGAAAACATTGCCACCAGCGCTCGGTGAAAAAGTCAGCCAGTTCATCACCCTACTCTGGGATTTAAGACTCGAAGTCGGCCACGCGGTTCGTACCATTGCCGAATGTCTTGATATCGGCATTGATGACTTAACCGTTGCAACTAACCTGCAAGAGTCGCGTTTATTGTGCGGCAGTGAAGACACCTTCCAAGAGTTAAAACTGAAGATTCATTCTGATTCATTTTGGCCAAGTGAGACTTTCTATAAGGCTAAGATTCAAGAACAAAGAGAGCGTCACGCTCGCTACCACGACACCACTTACAATCTTGAACCCGATATCAAATCGACTCCGGGCGGACTCAGAGACATCCATACCCTGAGCTGGGTTGCGCGTCGACACTTCGGTGCCACATCTTTGCTTGAGATGAGTAAGTACGGCTTTCTGACTGATGCCGAGTATCGTGAGCTTGTTGAGTGCCAAGATTTCCTATGGCGTGTTCGCTTTGCGCTGCATATTGAATTGCGCCGCTACGACAACCGCCTGACGTTTGCTCATCAAGCTCAAGTCGCTGAACATTTAGGTTATACGGGCGAAGGCAACCGTGGCGTCGAGATGATGATGAAAGAGTTCTACCGCACGCTTCGTCGTGTCGCAGAACTCAACAAGATGCTGCTTAAATTATTCGATCAAGCGATCATTAATGGTGGTCAGACTCAAGACGCTGAGATTCTCGACAATGACTTCCAGCGCCGTGGTTCACTGATTGAAGCACGCAAGCCTGCTCTATTCCAAGCTAGACCAGAAACCATTCTCGATATGTTTATCCATATCGCGAATGACTCCTCTATCGAAGGCGTTAGCCCACCAACATTGCGACAGCTGCGTACGGCACGTCGTCGATTAAACCGATTCCTGCATACGATTCCAGAGGCTCGCGAGAAATTCATGGCCTTGGTTCGTCACCCTAATGCTTTGCACAAAGCCTTTAGCTTGATGCACAAACTGGGCGTACTCTCGGCTTACTTGCCACAATGGAGCCAGATTGTCGGTCAGATGCAGTTTGACCTGTTCCATGTTTATACCGTTGATGAACACAGTATTCGCCTTCTCAAACACATCAATCGTTTTAGCCAAGTTGAAAACCACGACAAGCACCCTATCTGTTGTGAAGTGTATCCTCGCGTGCAGAAGAAAGAGTTGCTGATCCTTGCGGCTATCTTCCACGATATTGGTAAGGGACGTGGCGGTGACCACTCAGAGATTGGCGCGGTTGAGGCTTACTCTTTCTGTATTGAACATGGGTTATCGAAGCCAGAAGCGAAGCAAGTAGCATGGTTAGTACAAAACCACCTATTGATGTCTGTTACTGCGCAGCGTCGTGATATCTACGACCCTGATGTAATT
Coding sequences:
- the glnD gene encoding bifunctional uridylyltransferase/uridylyl-removing protein GlnD, which translates into the protein MPYQCPLTFNDEQIEICELKNQLEIFTQYQKNEFLNHHPVTDLVLLRSEYMDLLLNRLWEHFGFNKLPHISLVAVGGYGRGELHPLSDIDILIVSQKTLPPALGEKVSQFITLLWDLRLEVGHAVRTIAECLDIGIDDLTVATNLQESRLLCGSEDTFQELKLKIHSDSFWPSETFYKAKIQEQRERHARYHDTTYNLEPDIKSTPGGLRDIHTLSWVARRHFGATSLLEMSKYGFLTDAEYRELVECQDFLWRVRFALHIELRRYDNRLTFAHQAQVAEHLGYTGEGNRGVEMMMKEFYRTLRRVAELNKMLLKLFDQAIINGGQTQDAEILDNDFQRRGSLIEARKPALFQARPETILDMFIHIANDSSIEGVSPPTLRQLRTARRRLNRFLHTIPEAREKFMALVRHPNALHKAFSLMHKLGVLSAYLPQWSQIVGQMQFDLFHVYTVDEHSIRLLKHINRFSQVENHDKHPICCEVYPRVQKKELLILAAIFHDIGKGRGGDHSEIGAVEAYSFCIEHGLSKPEAKQVAWLVQNHLLMSVTAQRRDIYDPDVITEFAKKVRDEESLELLVCLTVADICATNPELWNSWKRTLLAELFHSTQRALRRGLENPVDVRDRIRHNQQMASALLRKEGFTAREIEVLWQRFKADYFLRHTHKQIAWHCEHLLRLEDPSQPLVLISKKATRGGTEVFVYCKDQAALFATVVAELDRRNFNVHDAQVMVSKDGHVLDTFIVLDQHGEAIDEARHKAVAKHLTHVLADGRPTKIKTRRTPRNLQHFKVKTLVEFLPTKSKKRTLMELRALDTPGLLAQVGATFAELDINLHGAKITTIGERAEDLFILTSEAGGRLSEEQEQALRERLTEHVSELAP